A region of the Sminthopsis crassicaudata isolate SCR6 chromosome 6, ASM4859323v1, whole genome shotgun sequence genome:
ACAGACATGCCATACCTTTGCAGGGCACTTGCTAAATTAGTCCTCTTTGGGTAGGATGCATTTTCCGTGTTTTCGTAGGATACTCTGTtggatccatttttttctccaaggtcatttttacaagaaatcaataagaaaatattttaaaataaaaacaaaaataacataaaaataagaaactatttaataaattttaaaatcatagaataactaatcataaaaatcataatataaaatcataacataaaacatttaaaatcaaaagtaaatttaaaaattgaataatcagaaatacaataaaaatcataaataataaaacttttaaagttttcaaaattacctatttCCACTCTCATAGTCTATGTTCTCTATTTTCAACTTTGAGCATTGACTATAAATGTTACCATCTTTCCCAAGAAAGATGGCCCATTACTCTTGTAACTGTCAGAAACACTGTCCCTTTGTCTCTTGTCCCCTCCCCCCTCAATACTAGCATTTAATAAGAggatatgtaaataaatacacacacacacacacacacacacacacacacacacacacacacacacatgcccagGGAATAGGCCAAAATGTCTATCCAAATTCTTGCCTTCTTAAAGGGAGAAGGGCATTTAGgcagagagaaaatttagaactcaatattataaaaaacgAAAGTGAAAAGGTTCAgataaaaggaattaaaggaagaaaaatatgtacaaaatagagAAAGTCCTCAGACATCACTCTAAATTCTCAATTAATCAGTAATAAGTTATTACATATTTACATTGAATGATAGGCTTTTGGATCTAGGTCTACTTTTCCTGCCATCCCAAGGATAGCAATATTCATGCTTCTTTTGTATATGCTCAGGATATCCAGGGAAGACTCAGTGATGGCCCATAGATCCCCTAATATCCTTCATCCCAGAGAGGTCAACAGCTGCTTGACTCACTCTCCTGGGTCCTGAGATTTCATTCAAGGGTGTAGAAGCCTTGATCTTTTCAATCATCCCCCAATGTTACTCATGATTCCAAGCAAGATAGTGCTATGTGAAGCACAGGGGATAGcaagaaagatgaaaacaacTCTTTGTTCCCCTGAAAAATCCCATTTAATAAGTAAGACCATATGTatataagtacacacacacacacacacacacacacacacacacacacacacagggtatATGCAAAAATCTCTATGCAAATTCTTGCCTTCCCAATGGCAAGAGGGGAAGTAGGCAGAGAGAAAATGTAGAAGTCaagattttaaaacatgaaagTTAAAATGTTCCTGTCTAACtaagaaaagaccaaaaaaacctattaatggttctctaatttcaCTAGGATTGATTTCATCTTACAACAAAGAATGGCTTCCTCTTGATATCATGATGAGTTTTTCCTCAGTGTAGAGCCTCCTGGTGGCTGACCTGGCCTCCTGCTCCCCCCATCCCCCACTGAGACCcaggccagtctgaaaggctctcagCAAAGCTAagtgggccccaggcaaggaaactagacttggaaggaaatcaaaaaggatttGCACTTGAActtctggctattcttgtggtgattccCCAACTGAAAGGAAGGtggctccaagacctccagaaaaccatcCAAGAACTTGAGAGTTTGGGCGCCCAAAGTGGGGCTAAGCACCTACATGtgtgacccagaaattaaggTGAGTACACAAACAGGCAAGAAGGAAACTCGGACAAGGGTTAACGTtgtatttcagctgaaatgggacaggggtttagaaaggagccttttCCACCTCAAGGAAAAGGTCTAGAAAGCATGGTGACACTGAAAAATGTTCAAGGTTTTCTGGTAATGGGGTCCAGGTCAGTGAagtctttgaaatattaaaagacacatctccttggttctctaagcacAAAGAATTCCATCCAGACCAAGGGAAAggagtaggagagcaactaagtgaatattacaatgagaatGGTGCtcattcaattcctaaagaagcATTTTATACCTACACCTGAATCCAATTGGTCTGAGGAAATGATGTCTGctcaagaagaaggaaaaagaagaaagagcaggaggggaaggatactgacaaactaggtgaaGAGCCTGAAGAATCAGGTAAGAATGGAGTgaagtacaattctgatgaaattaaggagagtGGTGCTTCCCAGCAGGAGACATTAGGACATTCCCCAACCCCCCTGACCTACCCCCCACCCCCAGGAACCTAttatgggtggagggagaaggaggaggaggaggggcagggACAGAATCAGCATCTCCTGTGAAGCAGTCTGTGACAAGATGGCAAAAGGCAAAAAGGGGGACAGGATATATCTGCTGGAATAGAAGAATACCCTGTGAGTGAAGACTTTGATCCTTCAGATCAagcaggagaagatacactcctttggatgtggggaaaaaaaatcaaggatttgaaaaagggctgtactctttatggggcttcTCATCTTAGGCGAAAATGGtgttagagaatttggcttttgaaatggTAACCCCTGGTGATGGCAAATGTATAGCAAGGGCATGTTGAGAACCTGGAAacaacttgttgtggcttttgggcTATAGTGCACTTTGTAGGATACAAGCCAGGGAGGTCTGACCTGAccaaagaaagcaggagatgttatggggcAGAAGTGAAATTGAACCAGGGAAGTGAATGATGGTGTCCTTGCCAGGTACTTAGTACATAATAGAGATTCCCCCCTAAGGCTACTGATGGGATTAGCATAGAGTATATCAACTGGGACAATCACAGCCagacattcattctctctctcagcTTTGTAGTGACTGGAGGCTGGAGGAAAAGAACTTCACCTCAGAGATTCATTGCATCTCCTAGCATCATGGAGGACTGGAAGAGGCTCAGAGAAGACAGAGCACTGGAGAATGGAGCACAAGCTCTgggactgagacagacttcaagaaaGAGACCCTGGAGGTCATCCTCCTCCTTGCTACCTCGAAAGCAAGACCCATTACAGAGGCCCTCCACAAAGGGGGGCCGGGCCCAGGcccagaactggaagagactcgggcaagacagaggactggaggctggagaaGAAGCTCTGGGACTTGGACGGATTTCAAGAAAGAGACCCTGTaggtcctcctcctccttcctccacagAAAGCAAGACCCATGCCAGAGGATCTCCAGAAAGCAGACCCAGGCCCACAACTGGAAGAGACTcggggaagacagaggactggaggctggagaaGAAGCTCTGGGACTGAGACATTCTTCAAGAAAGAGACTGTGGAGGTCATCCTCCTACTTCCTCCACAGCAACCAAGACCCATTGCAGAGGCCCTCAACAAAGggggcccaggcccaggcccaggcccaggcccagcaTTGGAAGAGACTCGgcgaagacagaggactggaggctgaagcacaaactctCGGACAGAGACAGGTTTCAAGAAAGAGACCCTGGAGGTCCTCCCCATCCTTCCTCCACAGAAAGCAAGATCCATGCCAGAGGATCTCCAGAAAGCAGACCCAGGCCCACAACTGGAAGAGACTcggggaagacagaggactggaggccgGAGAAGAAGCTCTGGGACTGAGACATTCTTCAAGAAAGAGACTGTGGAGGTCATCCTCCTACTTCCTCCACAGCAACCAAGACCCATTGCAGAGGCCCTCCACAAAAGGGGCCCGGGCCCAGGCCCAGCACTGGAAGAGACTcggggaagacagaggactggaggctgaagcacaaactctCGGACAGAGACAGGTTTCAAGAAAGAGACCCTGGAGGTCCTCCTCATCCTTCCTCTACAGAAAGCAAGACCCTTGCCACAGGATCTCCAGAAATTGGCCCCggaccccaggcaaggaaacacACTGTGAAGGAGACACTAGACTTTTGGGGACTCCATCACCTGCCAATTCTCCTGGGGATTGCTCTGATGAAACCAAGAATACCCAAATGAACACAGAGCCACCCATCAAAGCAATTCTTCACCAGAAACTGATAGAAACTGGTGAACGACAACGACTTCAACAGTGGCTAAGAGCTCAATTGCTCCAGTGTGGTTGGAAAGATCAACTACAAGCTCATTGTCAAGATGTGATTCAGCAAAAAGGCCTAGAACAGGTGACTGTGGACAACTTGGTAGCAGAACTCACTCTCAAAGGCAGAGAGCTTGTACCCCACAGTTTGATGGAGGAACTTTTCCAAAGAGTAAAGACCTTCTTGGCTCAGCACGACAGACCTTAAGAGGGGGCCGAACATCAACACCATGTACTTTGACTTCTTGCATCCACAAAGAACAGACATGCCATACCTTTGCAGGGCACTTGCTAAATTAGTCCTCTTTGGGTAGGATGCATTTTCCGTGTTTTCGTAGGATACTCTGTtggatccatttttttctccaaggtcatttttacaagaaatcaataagaaaatattttaaaataaaaacaaaaataacataaaaataagaaactatttaataaattttaaaatcatagaataactaatcataaaaatcataatataaaa
Encoded here:
- the LOC141547347 gene encoding transcription and mRNA export factor ENY2-like, producing MNTEPPIKAILHQKLIETGERQRLQQWLRAQLLQCGWKDQLQAHCQDVIQQKGLEQVTVDNLVAELTLKGRELVPHSLMEELFQRVKTFLAQHDRP